A section of the Ignisphaera sp. genome encodes:
- a CDS encoding ASCH domain-containing protein, translating to MKKLVFKLDYAGKILSGEKTTTIRLSTNLREGDTVEVYVGHVRIGKALIKRIYRKKLNELSAEEIRSDGFKSIEDLIKTLAKIYGSRRINTDSEVYIIEFQLY from the coding sequence ATGAAAAAACTAGTGTTCAAGCTTGATTATGCTGGAAAAATACTATCTGGCGAGAAAACCACCACAATAAGACTTTCTACAAATCTTAGGGAAGGAGATACAGTAGAAGTCTATGTAGGTCATGTTAGAATAGGTAAGGCATTAATAAAGAGAATCTATAGAAAAAAATTGAATGAACTTAGTGCTGAAGAGATAAGAAGCGATGGGTTTAAAAGTATAGAGGACTTGATAAAAACATTAGCTAAAATATATGGTAGCAGAAGAATAAATACGGATTCAGAAGTATATATAATTGAGTTTCAGTTATATTAA
- a CDS encoding cation transporter — translation MNASMKEIRYRFRETYRMLIVVVLLSIAGLVIEFVFAYMYSSMILYTDVVHWIVDTALEIISLIMFFIISKIYRKFDWSVFILEYMISIFVILVVFGFYILSLIEYVSAHSTSMMEPSTTNIYLAIITVIGGIITFITFSIEKKAYRRLKTEILKIDSTHAIIDVIVSIIVSIGIVLTALTKNLIIELVVVLFVFFVALQTLLSLAKDILKSILGFESNPHLKIELVSRLNKIVSDKVVLGNVELKKIGSIYIAKVEIYLDPKTTIGEAHKLRETVNIICREVSELIYHVDVVFYPKKRYRKVRKSEKQYSRKY, via the coding sequence ATGAATGCAAGCATGAAAGAAATTAGGTATAGATTTAGAGAAACGTATAGGATGCTCATAGTAGTTGTTCTTCTCTCTATCGCGGGCCTGGTTATAGAGTTTGTTTTTGCCTACATGTATTCTTCAATGATACTTTATACAGATGTTGTTCACTGGATTGTAGATACAGCTCTGGAAATTATTTCACTAATAATGTTTTTCATTATATCCAAAATCTATAGAAAGTTTGATTGGAGTGTATTCATATTAGAGTACATGATATCCATTTTCGTGATCCTTGTTGTTTTTGGTTTCTATATACTGTCATTGATAGAGTATGTATCAGCACATTCTACTTCAATGATGGAACCCTCAACAACTAATATCTATCTAGCAATAATTACAGTTATTGGGGGCATCATAACATTTATTACGTTTTCTATTGAAAAGAAAGCGTACAGAAGGTTAAAGACAGAGATATTGAAAATAGACTCAACACATGCTATAATAGATGTTATAGTGTCGATAATAGTCTCTATAGGGATAGTATTAACTGCATTAACGAAGAACTTGATTATAGAACTCGTTGTAGTATTATTCGTGTTTTTTGTCGCTTTACAGACACTCCTAAGCTTAGCTAAGGATATACTAAAATCTATCCTGGGTTTTGAATCCAATCCTCATCTTAAGATAGAACTTGTATCGAGACTCAATAAGATTGTTAGTGACAAGGTGGTCTTAGGTAATGTTGAACTCAAGAAGATCGGATCGATTTACATAGCTAAGGTCGAGATATACCTAGACCCCAAGACAACAATAGGTGAAGCTCATAAACTTAGGGAGACAGTAAACATAATATGTAGAGAAGTATCTGAACTCATATATCATGTTGATGTAGTGTTTTATCCAAAGAAAAGATATAGAAAAGTTAGAAAATCTGAGAAACAATATTCAAGGAAGTACTAA
- a CDS encoding radical SAM protein — MYLRVIKPFNPWKSGLCTCPYKWVLHPYTGCSHNCLYCYATSYIPKHSNVRPKERFIDRLRKDVVKLPKNSLIEISSSSDPYPSIETRYRLTRSVLEILLSHGFKTLIVTKSSMVTRDLDILRRYRDSVVVSITITTLDSSISSKLEPGAPLPNERIKAIEILTKNGLNVVVRIDPIIPYINDDYNDLRNLIKMLNTVGVKQITTSTYKARNDSLTRILKAFPNIKDKLIEMYNKDSSEYIHGYRYLKSSIRFHYMAMIREIVTEEGLVFGTCREGFKNLNTPGFACDGSTLMYMNSS, encoded by the coding sequence ATGTACCTACGTGTTATTAAACCTTTTAATCCTTGGAAATCTGGGCTCTGTACATGTCCATACAAATGGGTACTACATCCATATACTGGATGTAGCCATAACTGTTTGTACTGTTATGCAACAAGCTATATCCCTAAACATAGTAATGTAAGACCTAAAGAAAGATTCATAGATAGGTTAAGAAAGGATGTTGTGAAACTTCCTAAGAATTCATTAATAGAGATATCCTCTAGCAGTGATCCTTATCCATCAATAGAGACTAGGTATCGATTAACTAGAAGCGTTTTAGAGATACTGCTCAGTCATGGGTTTAAGACTCTTATCGTAACCAAGAGCTCTATGGTTACACGAGATCTAGACATATTGAGAAGATATAGGGATAGCGTAGTTGTATCAATAACTATTACAACACTAGATAGTTCTATATCTAGTAAATTAGAGCCCGGTGCTCCCTTACCTAATGAAAGAATTAAAGCTATAGAAATCCTCACAAAAAATGGTTTAAATGTTGTTGTTAGAATAGACCCAATAATACCATACATAAATGATGACTATAACGATTTAAGGAACTTGATTAAAATGCTGAATACTGTTGGGGTTAAACAGATAACTACATCAACATATAAGGCAAGAAACGATAGCTTAACGAGAATTCTTAAAGCTTTTCCTAATATCAAGGATAAGCTGATTGAAATGTATAACAAAGACTCTTCGGAGTACATCCATGGTTATCGCTATCTAAAATCTAGCATAAGGTTTCACTATATGGCCATGATTAGAGAAATTGTGACAGAAGAAGGATTAGTCTTTGGAACATGTAGAGAGGGTTTCAAGAATCTTAATACACCTGGGTTTGCATGTGATGGTTCAACACTTATGTATATGAATTCGAGCTAG